In Labrus mixtus chromosome 9, fLabMix1.1, whole genome shotgun sequence, the DNA window ctgtaacagcagaagaaaaagatcTTTGACTCCTTTTGGAGAAGAAACCAGCGACTCTGCCACTGTTTCAGTCGGACCTCTTTACACTGCCAACGAAGGTGAGATGAGACCCAGACCCAAAAAACTACACAACtgctgtgcatttttttttcatttgttcacTTATTTCTCTTTTCCCACTCCCTTATAGACCGTCCATATGCAGCTGGCTTCAGTGAGTATATTGATCACATTCATCGTTCTAGAAATACATCTTTATATCTTGGACGTTATGACAACGACTCGAAGTAATGTACAACAACCTCCCCTTGCGTACATCAGGTAATAACATGGCAGCAGAGAAGGAGGATGTAAACGTGACGGGCCTGGTGGTAGGGGTGGTGTTTGGATCGGCTGCTGCTGCCCTGCTGGTTTTGGGGGGCTGGTTCGCCCTGAAGAAGTTTTACTGGGTGGGAGGATTACCTCATGCTTTTGACTGACAGATCAACAAGCAAATCCTCTTTCTTGTATAAATCCTTTGGTCTATTATTACCACATCTGTATTCTGAAGTCATTATATGAAGGAACAGTCAAACAGCAACTATGATTCATTGAAGTCAATTCACATGTTATGTTGTCAATTTgattcaaagctcctgtgaggattttaTAGCTTGTtatcaaacagactgaaattaaaagtGCTGTCTCTTCATGACctttaaaggaaaacaagaccatcagcatgtatagaaagttatttttaatgtctgaagcTGCAACAGTTTAATGGAGTAATAAACTTTTTGTACAtattccacagcaaagattctcaACGTGTAATATCATTTTCTGCTataagacagcaggatgagctTTAACCCCAATTTACTCTTATAAGAATCAGCAAagactgctttgtccacagagggcaCCAAAATCTGCACAatctgaaagttcctcacaggcgctttaaaaatatgtatactgtataccCATATATATCGATTATTATAAACATACATTCAATTTGCCATTTGTATGCCTACTTGTATTTTGGTATCATGTACAGAATCTTAATTGcattgataaaatatttttgtgcTCATTCAAATCTTTGTAATGAAAATCAGACTTTTTGCTATGTTTTTTACGGAATAAAAATTAACTTTGAAATCCGATTTTGTTCGTgtgttcacacaaacaaaaaagacactGGTACACTATCTGTATCAacaacttttacttttacttttaagcATCACCTTTATACACACTACAGTTCATATATACTGACAGCTATACATTACATTTTCAGAATGAAACATATACATCTACTTAAAACCAAGCATTCAGAAATATTTACAGGCTACTTATTTTGAATGTACAATGtcaaacaacaaaccaaactCATGAATAAGAATACCAATGAATGAATCACTTCAATGAAAAGGGTAgttgatttgtagttttttttgggACTACACTGAGTGCAGAATGTCTTGGATCAGAGCAGAGAGTTTAACTGAGAAATCTTCCTGCAAAAAGCTGCCTTGCTGtatggaggaagaagaagagggagacaaACTGGCGGCTCTGTGGacgtccagctcctcctccagaccCAGAAATAGCTTCGCCATTCGGGCCTGAAAGACTTGGCCCTGCAGGGCTGCATTCTGGCAGAAAAGCTCTAGACTGGCTGCAACTTCACTCTTGTGAGGAATTGCAGTTTCTAGCAGAGCAGCAAGCTCGGTTTTCAGAGTCCCAACTCTGctctgtgtctccgtcctcAGTGAACTCACTTCTTGTGCCAACCTGGAGCTCATTTCCGGCCCAAGATCAGACTTCTCCTCCTTCAGATGTTCCAGCACCCTGACAGCATTAGTCTGGAAGTCGGTAATGATGTCAGCCAGCTTGGAGCTGCTGTGCTCCAGCCTTTGGCTCATCCAGCTGAAGGCTTCCTGGTAGAAAGCCTGACTGGCCTCACTTTCACCGGCTGCCTCGGCTGTCTCCAGGCCCTGCAGGTAGAGGCTCAGCTGGCCACACAGATCTTGGGTGTTGCTGCTCAGGGAGCTCTGGAGCTGCTGAGTGAGAGGGGCCAGGCGCTCCCTCATGCTGGCCAGAGTGGAGCTGTGATGAGCCGGAGATGGAGACAGTCTCTTGTGCAGCTCGGCCAGCTCTTGGCGCAGACGGGTGCGCAGACGTTCAGACTCCACATTGAGTTTTTGTTGCATCTCTTCTGCGACAGGGCTTTTGCTCTCATCATCTTGGTtgtagaggctgctgctgtcTATGTGGCTCTTGTAGATGATTCTAAGAGAATACAGACGAAATGACTTACattagaaagtgttttttttataaattctctcaacattttctttgactGAATGGCTTCAGGTTTCTTTAAGGTCTTAAGACGACTTACTCTTCACTCTTAGTGATTTCGGTCTTGTAATGAGCCTGATTGGCTCTTGGATCAGTCCAGGTTGCCTCTCTGGTGTTATGTTGAATGGGGTATGCTACAAACggagaaaacacacatgaaagaaggaaaaactTCCAATACAATCTCTTTTCAACATGCATTCAGGATCACTGCATACCTGAAGTTGTCAAGCATGACAAGGCAAGGGTCACAACTTGtagatacattttcatttttttctgtggagGGAAATACATCAGAGTTTTGCCCATTAATCAACtaaatactgaacatttcaatgAATTATCTATAATACCAAGACAGAAGCCATACAGGTAAATATATCTAGAGAGAAGCTGCTGGCCTTTACCTGGGGATCAGAGGTCTGGAGAGTGAGTTGTCTTCCAACCAGACTTATAAAGGCCCATGTTATCTGAGAGGCTGCCCCAAACTCTGCCTGTGTCAACAGTCAACACGTGGAGGGTCATGATGGTGACAGAACACAaaatgcatacacacacgcgctcacacacacacgcacacacgcacacatgcacacacacacacacacacacacacgcacacacacacacacacacacaaacactgtgagTGCTTGCAAACAGCATCCTCTGTTCTTAAAACTTCACAGAATTCTTTTAGCATTGATTTGTGGAAATTATGTCAGAGTCTGGAAATGGTGCAATAAATTGGAACACTGGTATAATCATGATAGTGAAAGATAGCTGCCGACTCAACAGGGCTTTTGTAATCTAAGTCTGATTCTAAATGTTAGAATGAGGTAAACGTTTAATGGAGCATTCAACAGAAGGTCAACAAGTTCAAGTTTGTATGTCCACAGTCAGATAACAAATGTAATTTGATTTCAGGCTTTTTATGTCAAAGGCCGATCCCTGAACCAGGTTGATTATTTGTTCAAGGtgtcattctctgatttttaaaaaaaatttaaaagatgttttaaattgTATGAGAATTCAGTATTTCCAGATTTGGACTGACTCATGGAGAGTTGACTGATGGCTTGATTTTTGATGCCTGACAATCAGCAGTTTACACATCAATGTTTGTGCAGTAATTCTGAACAGAGCTGCTCACAACAGCTAGAGTAAACACTGCagattgtgttgttctgtgatACCAACAGAACAAGAAAGAAGTCAATGTACAATTCAACCTGAAAACCTGCGGTCTTCGtgcttctgtttgatttttctatatttatgGATAAAAATGGCTAACATTTCTGGTGACTCCCTGTCACATGTTTGCACTAAGTGGTCGCATATTTCTAAATGTGATGTGGAGGTTTTCTAGCAGCAGTGAC includes these proteins:
- the zgc:162608 gene encoding uncharacterized protein zgc:162608 → MGKTLMYFPPQKKMKMYLQVVTLALSCLTTSAYPIQHNTREATWTDPRANQAHYKTEITKSEEIIYKSHIDSSSLYNQDDESKSPVAEEMQQKLNVESERLRTRLRQELAELHKRLSPSPAHHSSTLASMRERLAPLTQQLQSSLSSNTQDLCGQLSLYLQGLETAEAAGESEASQAFYQEAFSWMSQRLEHSSSKLADIITDFQTNAVRVLEHLKEEKSDLGPEMSSRLAQEVSSLRTETQSRVGTLKTELAALLETAIPHKSEVAASLELFCQNAALQGQVFQARMAKLFLGLEEELDVHRAASLSPSSSSSIQQGSFLQEDFSVKLSALIQDILHSV